The nucleotide window CAGAGAATCCTACTGTAGTAATTCTTATAGTGGGTTTTAAGACTCATGTAGTACTTGTCTATGTTCTAGATTGATTATAGGTTTTTACATGTGTCAAACCTATGAGGGTTGGTAGGAAGTGTACTTGGTTTTCTGATCCACGTGTTATGTTTTGTTTTGACCAAGTTAGTTGGATATATGAGTGGTAATTCAACCAAATAAATATGATATTAGATCGTTTGCAAATATATGTTTGGAATGTATGGACCAACTTGATTATGGATAGTATGATTACATGTTGAGTATCAAGCTGTAGGTTTCGTGAGGAGACTAAGGACGGATTTTGGACATGATAGTTTTATCAAATGTGGTAAGGAATAATTGTATGATTTTGAATGTAACTTGCTATAAGAGATAAAGGTTAggcgtatatttccttaattatAATGGGATACATGTGATATACCATTCACTTAAATTTGCTAATGATGTGTTGTTCTCAGGTATAAGGGTATTGAAGCCAAAATTTATAACATTGAAGATTGAGTCTGAAGTTTAGATTGTACAGGTTGGCAAGGATTAGTTGGTTTATTAAGCAGATTATGAACACTCTTCAAGGAAGGATTGTAACACCTAGTTAATAGTCTTAAAGAAATACAATTAGCAATTGATATTAAATGTAAATTGTTAAATGATTTTTAGGGacaaatttccgctgctaaataaATATAGAAATCTTGTTTCAAACTAGGGTGTTACATTTAGCTTATGTAATTAACCATATCGATGTGACACAATGATAACCGACTGAATATAAATATAAATCTAGCCCCTGCCGCATCGCGGCGGGTTGCATTCCTAGTTAAAAGGAATTTCATATTTACATAAAGATCTTGTGTCCAAGATGAACAACATGTGCATTAAGATTCATGGTACAATAGTTGAAAGAGTACTACACTAGTTGTGCTGCCCACGGTGAACTCACGATCTTGAAATTGCTTTTAAAACCATTAGGTCATGTGTAGTGatcacccccttcacccttaatCATGTGGGGTTATTCGACACGTGACATTTGCGTAAGCGAGAGGGGTTATATCACATAGGTGTGTAGTATCGTTATACCCGTGCagttatacacacacacacacacatacatatatatgtgtgtgtgagagaatCCGCTGTATGGGGCCGTTATAATTTTCACAGAGGAGGCCGGAATCTGTCGTATGGCGCCGCCCGGGGCTGTGTGCGGTGGCGCGATGGGCCGCTATAGCCCGGTTTGACGTTATGTCGCGTACCATTACGGAGAGACTTATCTTGTAGTTATTGAGGACTCTTgtctatttttgtatttttccaAATCTAGTACTAAGATAAAAGAACTTAGTTTTATAATCATATCATATCTAGAGAAAACCGTTAAATTATTTAAATGCATTAAACTGAATAAGTAAATTGTctcgattgctgagtgttatgtgctttatgtccaaagcttgatgcaaaactactattgaGCCGGGGGTCTAACtcgaagcagcctctctattcctacggggtaaaggtaaggctgtctacaccttaccctccttagaccctacctttactttgctattggtgggattcaCTGAGTATGATAATGATGATGTATTAAACGTCTTTAAGATAATACTTACAAACTAATTAACACATATATTTTTCTTAAGACCGTACGGTGTGGGGGCTAGGAATTGGCGTGAAAGCCCTCTCCATACTGGAACACTACCCCGTGGGGTGGCGTGGGGCAAGGCGCGTGGGGGCTTGGTGGTTGGTGACGTGGTGATCTGTAGTTGGTTGTTGTTGGTTTTGTTTTGATTGATTGTCTGGATTttaattgtttattattatttttttaaacgcTCTCATTCATGTCCCTTATTCAAATCTCTCCACATTGGATAGTTTAAGAGTGGATAGTATTAAAAGAAAATTAgcaattaattaaaaaatattaaaacatcCTTTTTACAATagttaaaacattttttttcaaaTAGTTAATAGTAGGGATGGGATTGGTACAGTACTCGTACCTatacccgtaccagtaccgaaaataccggtaccgaatttgaacaaaactagGTACTAAATACCGTAGCAAATATATAGGTACGGTacgggtacgagtacgggtattttcggtacagtacccgcttggtaccattttgtttttatttactttttgagcacttgtacgagtactaaataggtaaaattgacatgagtaccaatatagtacgagtaccaaataggtaaaattggtacgagtactaatacgatacgggtaccatatatataaaatcaatatgagtacactataaataccataatatgaaataaaacataatacaaaaaaacttttaaaggtatacatagaattcggtaccagtacccgttTTTACCCGTACCCGTACTCGTACCAATACCAAAAGTaccgaataccaaaatcaataaaactgggtACCGATACATGTACCAAATACCTAAAATCGGTACGGGTACGTGTATTTGGGAAAAAAAGCCCATTCCTAGTTAATAGTTATAGATAAGTAGCAAACATTTTAAGTGGGTATTTGGCATTCCTTCTCAAAATGAcgtattaacttatataagtcataAGTGAGAAGTCAGAAATTCTGACTTCTAAAAAATGacttctcacacacacaaaatcctctaaaataagctaacccaaacactcaaaaaataacttgctccaaaataagctaacccaaacacaaGTTTATAAAAAACCTTATCCAATCAGATTCTCAATCGATCTTCTTCATCCTCCATCGGAGTTGCAGGTTCTTCCCTTACTTTTCAACTGTTATATTCTAAAATCAATATCATCTTTGATTCTCTTCACTTAGGCTAGACGGTATGGGGTGCGGCCCCGGTTCGTCCTgggtcggcgacggtccaaacaccgtgccgcccccatCCCGTCCCGGCCTTTCCGTCCCTTTTCTGCCGTTGGAGACGGTCCAAAAAATGTGGGGCCCATTTCACTTTTGAccgttaaaataaaaaaaaaaaaaacaaaatttcctTAATTTGCAAAAAACCAAACGGtcatatttttaaaatatataaatttttaacTTCCATTTTCACTTTCAATCACCAAATTAACCCCAAAATTTCACCTCTttctcacataatttttatacacCTTCTTCCACTATTCTATAAACCTTCTTCCACATAATTTTCATGGATCCGTTCAACAACCCGGAGAACCCGAACACTTCGAACAACCCGAATACTCCCAACAATCCGACCCAACCTAATGTTTTTTCGGTTCCGGGATATTATCCAACGCTAGAACCAAACCAATTCTCGCAATATTTAActctatgtttatttttattaagtctttgttttttttttttaagtttatgtttttttttatatttatgtaatgtgggtttaatattaatgaaaatattttgttagtatatctcttaaatgtaaaaaaaatagaatactaaaaaaaacaaaaaaaaaaacataaaaagtggcggaggactatgactaggaccatcttACCATGCCCTCTAGTTTTGAAGAATGGACCATCTTAGAGAGAAATGTGACGTGACGCCTATGTGACGGATCATCTTCCAAGaatggtccatcaccataccttgTAGTCTTAGACTAGAGGGTATGATGATCCTCACGTACGATGTCCATCCCACAAATTGCTGTCGATTCcagtttcttcttcttcttcttcttccaaaCAACTATCCTAATTTTTGGCAAGTTTTTTGGACAAATCTCGAGATTATATGTCGTTCTATTCACTTATTGGAGCTCGAATTCACATATTATCACTTCATTTTGAACAAATTAGCTACTCTAGGGGTTTAGTATTTTCACTCTCTGAATCCATTTGCGGTTGATTTCCGTTTCTTCTGCTTCGAAAGGCTTCAGGTAATCTAATAGCAACTGATACTGTTTATTCGTGGAATATATAGTAATTTGATACGTTGCTTGTTGTTTTTGGCATGAAATCGATTTAATGTGGCATGTTTTTAGGTTCTTTTTGGACAAATCCCGAGATCATCATGTAGTTCTATTCACTTATTAGAGCTTGAATTAACACATTATCATCAATTATCACTTCATTCAACTCAAGTTCGCTACTCTAGGGTTTGATATTTTCACTCTCTGCATCTATTTGCTGTTGATTTCGGTTTCTTCTACTTCGAATCGACTTATTAATAGGCTTCGAGTAATCTAACCACAACTGATACTGTTTATTCGTGTAATATATCGTAACTTGATATGTTGATTGTTGTTTTAAGCATGAAATCGATCTAGATTTggcaattttttaggtttttagttCATTTttcatctgtttttttttttttttttttgtattcctTTGTAATTACTAGAATCGAGATTATTTGTGATTCTGTTCAGTTATTAGAGCTTGAATTCACACATTATCATCGATTATCACTTCATTTCAAGCAAGTTCGTTACTATAGGGGTTGATATTTTCACTCTGTGAATCTATTCGCGGTTGATTTCAGTTTCTCATACCTTGAAACAACTTATTAATAGGCTTCAGTTTTTTTTTATAGCAACTGATACTGTTTACTTGTTGAATATATCGTAATTTGATATGTTGATCGTTGTTTCTGGCATGAAATCGATCTAGAACTGGCAGTTTTTTATAGGTTTTTTTGGACAAATCTTGAGATCATCTGTAGATCTATTCACTTGCTAGCGCTTGAATTCACACATTATCATCGATTATTACTACATTTCAAACAATTTGCTTCTCTAGGGTTTGATATTTTCACTCTCTGAACTATTTTGCGGTTGACAACTGATAGTTTCAACTGATACTTTTAGTTTCTCCTACTTCGAAACGACTTATTAATAGGCTTCAGGTAACCTAATCACAACTGATACTGTTTATTTCTTGTATATATTGTAATTTGATACGGTGATTTTTGTTTTTAGCATGAAATTGATCTATATTTGGCAATTTTTAAGGTCTTTTGGACATGGACAAATCTTGAGATCATCTGTATTCTGTAGTTCTATTCACTTATTATCAATATCATCGATTATCACTTCATTTCAAGCAAGTTTGCTACTCGAGGGTTTGATATTTTCACTCTGTGAATCTATTCGCGGTtgatttcagttttttttttctacttCTAAACGACTTATTAATAGGTTTCAGGTATAACCTAATCACAACTGATACTGTTTATTCGTTGAGTATATTTTTGTTATTGTCATGGAATCAGTTTAGGATTTGGttaattttttaggttttttggacAAATCTCGAGATGAATCAGAAGGGGTTGATTTACAGCTTTGTTGCAAAAGGAACTGTTGTATTGGCAGAACACGCAGCGTACTCAGGGAATATCAGTACAATTGCAGTTCAATGCTTACAGAAACTACCTACTAACAGCAGTAAATACACGTACTCATGTGATGGGTACACCTTCAACTTCTTGCTTGATCTAGGGTTCGGTATGATCAACATCTTAAATTTAGCTCAGAAGTTTTGTACAAAACTAGAGTAAAATGccgttttcgtccctgaggtttggctagttttgcgactttcgtccaaatgtttgttttttcgcatctggatccaaaaggtttgaaattttgcctttttcatccagctcgttaactccatccatttttctccgttaaggcAGGGGTATTCCCGtctgttttattaatttaaaaggcaatttgatctttttcactttatgtacaagcatttagcataatgtgcaagtgttcaaatgaccgaattgccctttaagttaacaaaaaggacggaaatacccctgacttaacggagaaaaatagatggagttaacAGTAGGAtggaaatggcaagatttcaaaccttttggatctagatgcgaaaaaaacaaacctttggacggaagtcgcaaaactggccaaaccttagggacgaaaatggcattttactctttgtACAGTTAGTATGATTAACTTAGGGTTTATTTAGTGCAGTTTTTCTTGTTGTTGCTGATGAATCGATGGGGCGAAGTGTGCCATTTGTGTTTCTCGAGAGATTGAAGGATGAGTTTAAGCAGGCTTATGGTGGAATTATTGGGAGTGATAATGATAATCCACTTGCCGAGGATAGTGATGATGATTTGTTTGAAGATCGGTTTAGTGTTGCGTATAATCTTGACCGAGAATTCGGGTGTGTTGACTTTGTTTGTTTTAGGGAATTTTGTTTAAGTTTGTTTTGATTATGGTTACAAGTTTAATGATAACGATGTGTTGTGTTACTAGGCCTAAGATAAAGGAACAAATGGATTATTGTTTAAATCATCCAGACGAAATGAGTAAGCTGTCTAAACTAAAGGCTCAGATTACTGAGGTCAAAGGGATTATGATGGACAACATTGAGAAGGTAAGTTTCCTTTTTCTGTTTATAAGTTGTATATAAATGTATATTTGCATGTTGTTTTGGTAGTACAATAAGCAAATATTGATGTATTTGGAAACTTTTTACCTTTCAATGTGGATGAAAAGAGTTATAATTTGGCAAAGTAACTACACAACTTATCAGTACCTGTATATCCAGATGCCTAAGGGTCTCTTCTTCTTATAATCTTATCCGTATTATACTATTTAAAATCCAAAAGCAAGTTAGGTCAAAATCTAATACaaaaaacagtaaatggtcgacGGTTTGGCGTATTTTCGATAGTTGAGTCGCTCTCCCATGAAACTCGATTGATCaattgattttttaattttttaaataaaagttgaccattaaaaatatatatattcctAACCCCTATCTATAAGTTCATAATACTCTGATAGTGATATATTGTAACTTTCTGATTTGAATTCATAGAATCTAATGCATGGAAACTTCCTAATCCAATGTATATATAGAAAGTACCGATCTACACCAGAAATGTAATCAGATTTAAGGGAAATATAATCGTGTTGTTGACTTGTTGTGTATCATCATGAGGTAACACCCCCATTCGTGCAAAATACGCGCCCACACAAAGCAAAGTAGATAATCATGAATAAGAATCTAACTAACGTAGGTTACTAGATAAACCAGGAAAGTAACAAACTTAACAAAAACATGAGTAGAATTATGGTTGTAATACTATGCGGGGGAGATCTTTATCATCTTTATCGTCAGTGATCCAGCAAAGATTGCTTCAATAGCTTCATGGACTGTACCAACAATGCATTTGCTTTTATAATTTCTTGTTTTCCCTATAATTAATAAACCTTGAGATGCTTAACAGATACACTAAGACAAGATCGACAAGCACAGAGCAAAAAGGCTAAATTAATGgactttaaataaataaataaataagtgtTTCACATGCACGATAGCCTCAATCTGGCCAACACGCTTGTTTCTAAATATATAAAAAGTTATAGGTCCCTGAAAGAGTGGTTATTCGGAATTGTAGTACAAAGCACGCCAAAAGGGTTGAAATAATAGAAACCTTAATGATGCAGGAGCATCTGGATACGAGCCCAAACTATTTTAAATTTCCTAGTTTTATCACTTTTCATTCATTATAAATTAGGATCTAGGGTTCATGTTTagataagttttgttgattattGAATATAAAGAAACTTTGTTCTTGGAACCTATGGTTCAATTATCGTCTTTGATGATCTAATTGTTCTTGAGCCATTTGATCGCTTCCGTAACTGCATCACTTAAAGCTATGGAGTATATCTATGAGACATAATATTATCTATCGAGTATCGGATTCGTATAGTACACAAAATATAGGATCTTTTTTTTTGCTCTACATAACCTCTGTTATCAAGTGGCTCAATAGAAGGAAATGTGTGAGAGGTACCGTCAGTATATCAGTTACTATGCATGATGTTCACTCTTCAACATAGAATTGGCATAGATATGCAATTATGCATTATGCTAATAACCTCTACACCCTGAAGGGGCACTGAGCTTTATGTTTGTATAATACAAAAAAAGTAACCTAATATTATGTTACGTATCAGCATAGTTAAAATAAATTATACGAATTTAGTAATAAGTAGTAGTCACCGACAGTGAAAGCAATGTAGAAATCAAACCTTACCCTTAACGTATTTTGGTAAATTATTCTAAAAATGTAACATCATGGATTCTGTCAAATGGACTGTGTTCTTTCTTTGTTACAGGTTTTGGATCGTGGGGAGAAGATTGAATTACTAGTCGACAAGACCGAAAACCTTCAATTTCAGGTAACATTTTTACATTCTTTTCTTGAAAAGATCATATATCCTAGTTATCTACCATTAAATAAACTAGAGTTGCCATTTTCGACTCATTTAAATGCTCAACTACAACTTCAAAATacatttatttacattttttcaAGATTATATAGTATAGTACTGCATTCAACTTTGACGTGGTAAACAAGTATGGGATTGGTTTCAGGGAATTGGAAGGGTATCACCTAATACCAAgcacgcccccccccccccccaaaaaaaaaaatatatatatatatatatatatagatatatataattGATCGCATACCCCCGTTTCGAATGTTAGGGGTTTCAAGTTTTCTCATTGGATTCGAACTTTTCTACTATCACCAACCACTTGCAAAATATGTATTTTGTTTTGTACTTTTGTTCATCTAAAAAGGTGCTTTAGTGTCGTGAAATGACAAAAAACGCTTATCTTTTTAAGCATAGAATTGTTgcttatatttttaaaacatttaaGGGCATCTTCATCATCACACATGTATTTGGCTTAACTGGAAAATGACGGAAAATGTTGAAGACATGAGTTGTTTCCACGTTTGTTATCCCTCACTATCAATGGTTTTTTAAAAAGACAGTAATTCTGGGCATAAAGTGTTTCGACCCGTAAATATATACCGTTTTGGCAATATGACCCGTTAACCCGACCCGCTCATTTGGATGCAGGCAGACAGCTTTCATATACAGGGAAGGCAATTGAGAAGGAAAATGTGGCTGCAGAATGTACAAATGAAGCTTATGGTTGGGGCATCCATACTTACTACTATCATAATTATTTGGCAAATAGTTTGTGGCGGTTTTGGATGTTGAAAGTTTTTAAGAAACATCAGGCCCGGTTTGGTTCACGAATTCTAATTCTTTTAAAAATATTCTGTAAACCAAACGGCACCTTATTACTCTCAAGTTTGGTTTTCTTATACTTTTCGGTGTACATATTAAACCACTTATCAATAAAAAAAAGATGATATTCAAGAACCGGATCTACGTGGTTTTCCAAGTAGCGGTTATGTTAATCTTGTTTTCTATTTATGGTATACCGAATCACCACGGGACGTAGAAGAATTTCAATCAATATTGATGCCGGCGAACACTCAAGTTCTATGTCGGGTAAATGATGAAACTATACAACGCCACCAACGCTATTTTATAAGATTGTAGTCAGTGTCGTTCCAACTACCTTAACTAATTAGTCCAAACAAAAACGCGAGTGACCTAGAATTCCCCACCCACGTGATAGAAAACAAAGTGGGCGCTTCTTATAGGCAAAGTAGACGGTTTTGGTGTTGGTATGAGGAGTCGGATAGTAAGTTTTTTATAGGCAAAGTAGACAGTTTTAGTGTTGGTACAACAAATCGTATGGTAATAGATGGCAAATCAACTATTTACGTTAATGGAAAGCAActatagtaattaaaataattaaaactataAGTAGTAAACGGTAAGTTTTTATAGGCAAAGTCGCCAGTTCTAGTGTTGGTACGACGAATCAGAAGGTAAAAGTTGGCAAAATCAACTATATGTTAACGGAAAACAACTATAGTAAATTCAAATAATTAAAACTATAAGTAATCCAAGATTTCTTGcatattaatttataaaaatatataaacaactcATACAATCCAAGATACATTGCATATTacttattaaaaaatataaacaaCAACTTATTGTAGAAACATAGTCTATAGACAAACATCACACAAACTGGACTTCAACTCTCCACTGACTTATTTGACTTGGCCTTTCAAGTCAAACACCAAGTGTCCTCCTAACAAACAACACAACACATAAGACACATTCTTTAACCTTTCTAAAGCAAGACCTCAACAAGCTTTTTAGGCCACCCGGTTCGATGGTTCGAGTAAGATCTTCAACAACCGAATTGCCTAGCGGAATGTTGGTGAAGAGGTCTTGAAGTTCCGGCCTTCCTCTATGGATCGAGTAGTTTCTGAACCTCGGGTTTGGAGTGAACGCGCCATTGTTCTTCATCACTTCTTTGAGACTAGTGTAGGTGTGTTTCGACATGATGAAATCAAGAACACCAAGtgagtttattttttttaagtctCATAAAGACTATAATAATGTTTGTATTTATAGGTAATTTTGAGTTTCTGTGTGCGTGGATTGTGTTTGATGAGGAAGAAACATGTGAGTTGAATTTGATGATAACACAAATTGGTGTGTTCATGAGATTGAAAAATATTACGATTTATGGGTAGTATGTGTATGGAATAATGTGAAATAAGATTATTTTCGTTTTTTTCCTGATCTTTTTTTTGTCACATGAATGGTTTTCTGGGAATATATTTAataattt belongs to Helianthus annuus cultivar XRQ/B chromosome 5, HanXRQr2.0-SUNRISE, whole genome shotgun sequence and includes:
- the LOC110941127 gene encoding vesicle-associated membrane protein 727 — protein: MNQKGLIYSFVAKGTVVLAEHAAYSGNISTIAVQCLQKLPTNSSKYTYSCDGYTFNFLLDLGFVFLVVADESMGRSVPFVFLERLKDEFKQAYGGIIGSDNDNPLAEDSDDDLFEDRFSVAYNLDREFGPKIKEQMDYCLNHPDEMSKLSKLKAQITEVKGIMMDNIEKVLDRGEKIELLVDKTENLQFQADSFHIQGRQLRRKMWLQNVQMKLMVGASILTTIIIIWQIVCGGFGC